AGAAGGCCAAAACTGCAatcaataaggcggatctatatgcattttttttgcggTTTGGTTCATATTTTTTGCACCAAATCAAGGTTTTTGTGGCAGGTCCGGTCTTCAGACTTCTGTGTGTTTTTGTCCGCTGATTAACAGGCGACCATGTAACTCAAGGCCACATGGAGTAGGCCGGAGATTGAGCTGCTCTGTAGCATTCACTGCCCAACTTGGACCTCTTGGATAGGAATGTACAAAGTTCTCATAGGGTCCCATCACAACACTTAGACCCCTTTCACGCGAGCGaattttccgcacgggtgcaatgcatgacgtcaACGCatagcaccagcactgaatcctgacccattcatttcaatgggtctgtatacatgagcgtttttttttttcacgcatcagttctgcgttgcgtgaaaaacgcagcatgttctatattctgcagggTTTTTTCACGCAGAagggaatggggcttcagtgaaaaatgcattgcatttccactgatggttgctaagaaatgttgtttgtaagccttctggttttttatcacgagcgtgaaaaacgcatcaaaacgcattgcacccgcgcagaaaaaactgaactgaacgcgtttgcaaaatggtgcgagtttcactgaacgcatccggacctaatccatcacgcttgtgtaaaaggggccttagtatGCCCCCCACCCTCAGGTTCCCAATACATGTGCATCAACCATTCCCAGACTACGCCGAACACAAAGCCCAACtctgacaaattaacattttttttattaagtggagGAACTTGTCGGATGGAGGTCCATGAATGTAATAAGGGACGCCATCATTAAAAcgaaaattatttattaaatgaCAGAATCTATTAATTTGCCTTTTAACTGAATTagccctcttgcacacgaatgtgtgcgccccATGGCCTTGCTGCAGCCCGCAATtagcgggccgcaatacacgaacaccaaccgtggggcagccgcaaaaagataggacatgttctatctttttgcggaacggaagtacaggaggaaaccccatggaagcactccatagtgcttccgtagggttccgttccgtgctgcTGTTCCGTACCGCATCTTCGGATTTGtggttccgcatccgtgatgcggaatgcacacggccggtgtcccgtgtattgcgggacctgccgtatgcgggccacaagacggccacgggggacacacgttcgtgtgaaagaggcctttagaattttattttaaaccattgtctaatttttttttttaccttcatttcAGGTTCTGAAAGATCCACACAAACCGCAGGCTAAAGGAAACTATTGGATGGTAGATGTAAGCCGGATACCTCCGGATGCCATGAAGCTACAGAACACAGCCGTGACCCGGCAGGATATCTACCCCCATGACCTGGCCCCCTACATCATCCATGGACATTCCTACAGGCCTGCAGACTTCTGTCGTCCTCATCTCCCTAAAGATGCTGAAACTATCAGAGCAGAACCTGAGGCCACTGCTCCGGCCAACTCTTCAGTTCCAGACCCGGCAGTGTCCTTCCCAATGATCCTATGGAACCTTCCTACATCTTACTCCAAGTGTGTTGCCCCTAATGTTGTGGCCCCCCCCAGCATACACCCGCTTCTGCTTTACTCCAACTTCCCATCGATATCCCTGTATAACTACGCGACACCTCATTACACTGGTCCCTCTTACCAAGACAGAAGGGAGGCCTTCTCCTCCAGCCTACAACCTCAATTATCCCTCCCCCCGCGGCCTATGGAAATAAAGAATGCTTCGGGTGATTTCCCTCCAAACAAAACAGTGTTTGACATCCCAGTATATGCCACGCACCCTGGGTACATGTCCCACCAGAGTCTATACAGGGAGCACCTGGCACACAGCGCAGGCCTCCCCGGGTACATGCATATGGGATACTGAATGTATAGATGCGCAGACAAAGCTACTTTTGAGCCAAGTGTTAACACTTTAGTCCCAGGTCTTTACCGACTCTTAGACTATGCAGGTCACAGTCACACAAACTATCGTACAACACTGGTCCAAAGGGGGTGGCACAGGCACTGTTGTATATATATCACCACCATCTTTAGTCTTATCTTTGTATTTTTTGTAAATAATTGTTTTTGGCTTTTTATACTTAATAAACAGCTTTTGCACTATAAACATATCATATCCTgcttctgtaaggctactttcacactagcgttgtttaaatccggcgttcaattcctacaccggaactgcccgccggatccggaaaaacgtgtgaaaacggattacatttgaatcctgatcaggattttgatcacaatgtaaaaatgcattggcaaaaaactgatccgccatttatggactttaactttttttttcacatttttcgggtttaacatgcaaaagctggatccggtttgactgaacacacggcaccggatccggcgttaatgcaagtcaatgggtaaaaggcctgatccggcgttcagtcaaagtgttcaggatttttggccggaggtaaaaatacaacatgctacggttttctaaaaagactgaactgaagacatcctgatgcatcctgaacagatcgctctccattcagaatgcattaggataaaactgatcagttcttttccagatttgagcccctaggacggaactcagcgccggaaaagaaaaacgctagtgtgaaagtagcctaagtgtaaaTGAGACCATCAGAGGAGACACatcagaaaaaaatatgagaGAGGACTGTAATTTTCagcataggtacacttcaactatgagagacagaatggggggaaataatacaggaaatcacattgtaggatttctaatgaattcaTTGATAAATTcctcggtaaaataagtatttggtcacctacaaacaagaaAGATTTCTGGCTCttacagacctgtaacttcttctttaagaggccCCTCTGTCCTCTACTCGTTACCTgcattaatggcacctgtttaaACTTGTtatctgtataaaagacacctgtccacaacctcaaacagtcacactccaaactccactatggcaagaccaaagagcagtcgaaggacaccagaaacaaaattttAGACCTGCACCAGTcggggaagactgaatctgcaataggcaagcagcttggtgtgaggaaatcaactgtgggagcatttattagaaaatggaagacatacacgaccactgataatctccctcgatctggggctccacgcaagatctcacgccttggggtcaaaatgatcacaagaacggtgagcaaaaTTCTTAGAACCACAcggggggacctagtgaatgacctgcagagagctagGACCAAAGTAACACACTAtgccgccagggactcaaatcctgcagtgccgtgtacccctgcttaagccagtacatgtccgggccGGTTTGatgtttgctagagagcatttggatgatcgaGAAGtggattgggagaatgtcatatggtcagatgaaaccaaagtagaactttttggtaaaaactcaactcgtcgtgtttggaggagaaagaatgctgagtttcatccaaagaacaccatacctactgtgaagcatgggggtggaaacatcatgctttggggctttttttctgcaaagggaccaggacaACTGATCcatgtaaaggaaagaatgattGGGGacatgtatcgtgagattttgagtgaaaacctccttccatcagcaagggcattgaataTGAAACGTGGCtaggtctttcagcatgacaatgatcccaaacacaccgcccAGGCAACGAATGAGTGGCTTCGTAAGAaccatttcaaggtcctggagtggcctagaaagtctccagatctcaaccccatagaaaacctttggagggagttgaaagtctgtgttgcccagcgacagccccaaaacatcactgctctagaggagatctgcatggaggaaggggccaaaataccagcaacctGGTGAAAACCATGtgaagacttaggcctctttcacacgacagtatgtccatttcagtgttttgcggtccgtttttcacggatccgttgttccgttttttgcttccgttgtggttccgtttccgttccgttgttccgttccgtttttccgtatggcaaatacagtatacagtaatttcatattaaaaattgggctgggcataacattttcaatagatggttccgcaaaaaacggaacggatacggaagacatacggatgcatttccgtatgcattccgtttttttgcggacccatagactttaatggagccacggaacgtgatttgcggccaaatataggacatgttctatctttaaacggaacggaaaaacggaaatacggaaacggaatgcacacggagtacattccgttttttttgcggaaccattgaaatgaatggttccgtatacggaccgtatacggaccgcaaaaaacggcccgcaaaacggaaaaaaaaaacggtcgtgtgaaagaggccttagagaaaaCGTTTtacctctgtcattgccaacaaagggaatataacaaagtattgaggtgaacttttgttattgaccaaatacttattttccaccataatttgcaaataaattattaaaaaatctgacaatgtgattttctggattttttttctcattaggtctctcatagttgaggtatacctatgatgaaaatcaCAGGCCTctttcatctttttaagtgggagaacttgcacaattgatggctgactaaatacttttttgccccattgtAATAACCTGTACAATCAAAGGAACACATTATTTCAACAACCACACAAAAAAGCAGTGTTCAAAAGGTCCTGTATACACCAAACTGCaccaataaaaacatataaaattttggtcaaaacaagccctcacatggcTCCAttgatagaaaaagaaaaatgctatgGGTTTTGAATGCAGCAACacaaacattttattattttaaatataagcGTGTTTTTATTGAAGCAGAAAACAAAACAATTACTGTACTGTTCACTATATAAGACACACcgaggatttggaggaggaaaataagaaaaaaatattattctttttttatcaGTCCTCCACCAGACcatcaatcttcatcagaccccaatgtcagacctcagatcagaccccccatgtcagacctcaattcagacccccatatcagacctcagattagaacaTCCatgtgagacctcagatcagaacccccatatcagatccttagacagacctccatatcagaccccagatcagacactcagatcagacctcagataagaaccCCATGTCAGAAAGATCAGATGTGTATCAGAAAtaaattcact
This sequence is a window from Bufo gargarizans isolate SCDJY-AF-19 chromosome 5, ASM1485885v1, whole genome shotgun sequence. Protein-coding genes within it:
- the LOC122939287 gene encoding forkhead activin signal transducer 3-like, with the translated sequence MTFTLHPWDSIYLPPPPDFSNMERISPIDSNKNRSPGEEKSLLREPDSRADPKKKEKPPGKKKNYQRYAKPPYSYLAMIALVIQNAPDKRLKLSQILQEISTLFPFFKGNYQGWKDSVRHNLSSNDCFRKVLKDPHKPQAKGNYWMVDVSRIPPDAMKLQNTAVTRQDIYPHDLAPYIIHGHSYRPADFCRPHLPKDAETIRAEPEATAPANSSVPDPAVSFPMILWNLPTSYSKCVAPNVVAPPSIHPLLLYSNFPSISLYNYATPHYTGPSYQDRREAFSSSLQPQLSLPPRPMEIKNASGDFPPNKTVFDIPVYATHPGYMSHQSLYREHLAHSAGLPGYMHMGY